In Erigeron canadensis isolate Cc75 chromosome 7, C_canadensis_v1, whole genome shotgun sequence, one DNA window encodes the following:
- the LOC122609436 gene encoding VAN3-binding protein-like codes for MKQGVKRLLLGQPWLVGFKLELNIGNTAGGATSAATATGGGGKTVGRLLKDIKEKKKEEARVHNAQSHATVSVAGVDVVVAAIGAATAASAVASVVTLVAAQCVEAVEAMGVERDHLASVVSSAVNVKVEAKASTHLLTSMLAHFVVMSPRGAATLKARTVKETRNIPSVPRAEKGSLYSNGTGSNSIGSFSDEFLLLKRTCKGDLHWKIVSFYINNGSGESFKCF; via the exons ATGAAGCAGGGAGTAAAGAG ATTGTTATTGGGTCAGCCATGGTTGGTGGGATTTAAGCTGGAGCTCAACATTGGTAATACTGCTG GTGGAGCCACCAGTGCCGCAACAGCTACTGGTGGTGGAGGTAAAACTGTGGGAAGGTTGTTGAAGGACataaaagagaagaagaaagaggaagCGAGAGTTCATAATGCACAATCACATGCAACTGTATCGGTTGCTGGTGTTGATGTTGTAGTTGCTGCAATTGGAGCCGCCACTGCTGCCTCA GCAGTAGCATCTGTCGTTACTTTAGTTGCAGCACAATGTGTAGAAGCTGTAGAGGCAATGGGTGTGGAGCGTGACCATCTGGCATCGGTTGTTAGCTCTGCGGTTAATGTCAA AGTGGAAGCGAAAGCTTCGACTCATTTACTTACATCAATGTTGGCTCATTTTGTCGTAATGT CTCCACGTGGTGCGGCAACACTAAAAGCAAGGACTGTAAAAGAAACACGTAATATCCCCTCTGTACCTCGAGCAGAAAAAGGAAGTTTgtatagcaatggcactggcaGCAACTCAATTGGGAGTTTCAGTGATGAGTTTTTACTTCTCAAACGCACATGTAAAG GTGATCTTCACTGGAAAATAgtttctttttatatcaacaATGGATCAGGTGagtcttttaaatgtttttga
- the LOC122608711 gene encoding uncharacterized protein LOC122608711, whose translation MRIMGKLRTIDSFFKRKPSDTSDSAYQESKRAKVSTSEPEQEQNQPNEHIPETPRPNSNELDISCLERDPAKRKHMWDYSVNERENVRLANLKLGPFQLHLQKYPAKGSEKHPRRFQYSWFKVFPNWLEYSPTTNAAYCFICYLFSDKPNVRNDSDAFTVKGFDNWKKVNGKNCAFLKHLGSTQHRNATISSINLLNQAAHIDNIIEKQSVEQVLKDS comes from the exons AT GCGTATCATGGGAAAACTTAGAACAATCGATTCGTTTTTTAAGAGAAAACCCAGCGATACATCAGACAGTGCATACCAAGAAAGCAAACGTGCCAAAGTTTCAACAAGTGAGCCTGAGCAAGAGCAAAATCAACCAAATGAACATATTCCCGAGACGCCAAGGCCAAATAGTAATGAGTTGGATATTAGCTGTTTGGAAAGAGATCCAGCAAAGCGGAAACATATGTGGGATTATTCGGTTAATGAGAGGGAAAACGTAAGATTAGCTAATTTGAAGCTAGGACCTTTTCAGCTTCATTTACAAAAGTATCCAGCTAAAGGTTCAGAGAAGCATCCACGCCGATTCCAATATTCATGGTTTAAAGTTTTTCCTAATTGGTTAGAGTACTCTCCTACAACAAATGCCGCATATTGCTTTATTTGTTACTTGTTTAGTGACAAACCAAATGTTCGTAATGACTCAGATGCGTTTACAGTTAAAGGCTTTGACAACTGGAAGAAAGTTAATGGAAAAAATTGTGCATTTCTTAAACACCTTGGTTCTACACAACATAGAAATGCAACCATTTCTAGTATAAATCTTTTGAATCAGGCTGCCCACATTGATAATATCATAGAGAAGCAAAGTGTAGAGCAAGTTTTGAAAGATAGTTGA
- the LOC122606808 gene encoding stress-related protein-like isoform X1, which translates to MAESEANHQTTTDNNSLAQRDGGEKNDLKYLEFVQTAVIYFIVCFSTVYAYAKENSGRLKPGVQSVESTVKTVVGPVYDRFHHVPADLLKFADSKVGDLLAELNRRLPAQMKQLPNQANYVVHNLPEVAKDLACEAFKTSKKLGHTLYVKYEPTAKQLYTDYEPVAEKYAVSTWRSMNKLPLFPQVAHVAVPTAAFVIEKYNYIVCFTADKGYLVAQFLPLVPLDKIAKVFKEGENEPPAGQSIPVET; encoded by the exons ATGGCGGAATCTGAAGCCAATCATCAAACCACCACTGATAACAATTCTCTg GCACAGAGGGATGGAGGAGAGAAGAATGATTTAAAATATCTAGAATTTGTGCAAACTGCGGTGATCTATTTCATTGTTTGTTTCTCGACTGTTTACGCTTATGCTAAAGAAAACTCCGGTCGGTTAAAGCCCGGTGTTCAATCCGTTGAAAGCACCGTTAAAACGGTTGTTGGACCGGTGTACGATCGGTTTCACCATGTCCCGGCTGACCTCCTTAAGTTCGCTGATTCAAAG GTTGGTGACTTGCTGGCTGAGCTAAATCGCCGCCTACCAGCGCAGATGAAACAGCTTCCAAACCAAGCAAATTATGTGGTTCATAACCTTCCGGAAGTGGCTAAAGATTTGGCTTGTGAGGCATTCAAAACATCCAAAAAATTGGGTCATACATTGTATGTGAAATACGAGCCAACAGCTAAACAGCTTTACACCGACTACGAACCTGTGGCTGAGAAGTATGCTGTATCAACCTGGAGATCGATGAACAAACTTCCATTGTTCCCTCAAGTAGCCCATGTAGCCGTTCCCACAGCTGCATTCGTGATTGAGAAGTACAACTATATAGTGTGTTTCACAGCTGATAAAGGTTATCTCGTGGCCCAATTTCTACCGTTGGTTCCACTTGATAAAATTGCAAAGGTTTTCAAAGAGGGTGAGAACGAGCCACCAGCTGGACAAAGTATTCCTGTCGAGACATGA
- the LOC122606808 gene encoding stress-related protein-like isoform X2 produces the protein MAESEANHQTTTDNNSLRDGGEKNDLKYLEFVQTAVIYFIVCFSTVYAYAKENSGRLKPGVQSVESTVKTVVGPVYDRFHHVPADLLKFADSKVGDLLAELNRRLPAQMKQLPNQANYVVHNLPEVAKDLACEAFKTSKKLGHTLYVKYEPTAKQLYTDYEPVAEKYAVSTWRSMNKLPLFPQVAHVAVPTAAFVIEKYNYIVCFTADKGYLVAQFLPLVPLDKIAKVFKEGENEPPAGQSIPVET, from the exons ATGGCGGAATCTGAAGCCAATCATCAAACCACCACTGATAACAATTCTCTg AGGGATGGAGGAGAGAAGAATGATTTAAAATATCTAGAATTTGTGCAAACTGCGGTGATCTATTTCATTGTTTGTTTCTCGACTGTTTACGCTTATGCTAAAGAAAACTCCGGTCGGTTAAAGCCCGGTGTTCAATCCGTTGAAAGCACCGTTAAAACGGTTGTTGGACCGGTGTACGATCGGTTTCACCATGTCCCGGCTGACCTCCTTAAGTTCGCTGATTCAAAG GTTGGTGACTTGCTGGCTGAGCTAAATCGCCGCCTACCAGCGCAGATGAAACAGCTTCCAAACCAAGCAAATTATGTGGTTCATAACCTTCCGGAAGTGGCTAAAGATTTGGCTTGTGAGGCATTCAAAACATCCAAAAAATTGGGTCATACATTGTATGTGAAATACGAGCCAACAGCTAAACAGCTTTACACCGACTACGAACCTGTGGCTGAGAAGTATGCTGTATCAACCTGGAGATCGATGAACAAACTTCCATTGTTCCCTCAAGTAGCCCATGTAGCCGTTCCCACAGCTGCATTCGTGATTGAGAAGTACAACTATATAGTGTGTTTCACAGCTGATAAAGGTTATCTCGTGGCCCAATTTCTACCGTTGGTTCCACTTGATAAAATTGCAAAGGTTTTCAAAGAGGGTGAGAACGAGCCACCAGCTGGACAAAGTATTCCTGTCGAGACATGA
- the LOC122609438 gene encoding translocator protein homolog, whose translation MNYNRTRSQKKPSTASGGVKSLGLAIALPVALTLTDIMWFGENQIYNDLDRPFWIPPLWAIHLTCLSLAFVMGLSAWLVWAESGFHRKPMAIIMYLGQLGLGLAWDMIFLKNGPNQMALAMSFGQLITIFLCSQMFSRINPIAGDLVKLCMVWSGFLTSVNLYFVL comes from the coding sequence ATGAACTACAACAGAACAAGATCCCAGAAAAAACCATCAACAGCAAGTGGAGGTGTCAAGTCATTGGGCTTGGCCATCGCTCTCCCTGTAGCTCTAACCCTCACAGACATCATGTGGTTCGGAGAAAACCAGATATATAACGACCTAGACAGACCATTCTGGATCCCACCCTTGTGGGCCATACACCTAACATGTTTATCGTTGGCTTTTGTAATGGGGTTATCGGCTTGGCTTGTCTGGGCCGAGAGCGGGTTTCACCGCAAACCCATGGCCATTATTATGTATTTGGGTCAGCTAGGACTGGGTTTGGCTTGGGACATGATTTTTCTCAAAAATGGCCCAAACCAGATGGCATTGGCCATGAGCTTTGGTCAATTGATTACCATTTTCTTATGTTCTCAGATGTTCAGCCGTATTAATCCGATAGCTGGTGACCTAGtgaagctttgtatggtctggAGCGGGTTCTTAACGTCTGTAAATCTATATTTTGTACTATAG
- the LOC122609437 gene encoding alkylated DNA repair protein ALKBH8 homolog, with product MGYGLWAFGSSSSSEEEEDSDNDDSQQQQQQLERKLKLFGENPKWEQITEIKGLTLFTHFLTSHQQSSLLQSIFQEGWFSDVTHNQAMRFGDLPAWAKELSTCIRELIQYSDYDPESMDTSTCNMDNKDCIFPSKLLHREPLFNQLIVNSYQPGEGICAHVDLMRFEDGIALVSLESSCVMHFSRVEEEFASNGKQAEAKIPVHLTPGSLLLISGEARYQWKHEINRKPGFQKWDGLEIDQKRRTSITLRKLCKSE from the exons ATGGGCTATGGCCTATGGGC atttggatcatcatcatcatctgaagaagaagaagatagcGACAACGATGATAGtcaacagcagcagcagcagctggAAAGAAAGTTAAAATTATTTGGTGAAAACCCAAAATGGGAACAAATTACTGAAATCAAAGGATTAACTTTATTTACCCACTTTTTAACCTCTCATCAACAATCCTCTTTGCTACAATCTATCTTTCAAg AAGGATGGTTCAGCGACGTCACTCATAATCAG GCTATGAGGTTCGGTGATCTTCCAGCATGGGCAAAGGAGCTCTCAACATGTATTCGAGAGCTTATCCAGTATAGTGATTATGATCCTGAATCCATGGACACAAGCACTTGCAATATGGATAATAAGGACTGCATATTTCCATCAAAGCTACTGCACAGGGAGCCTCTCTTTAATCAACTCATCGTCAACTCGTACCAGCCAGGTGAG GGAATTTGTGCACATGTTGACCTAATGCGGTTTGAAGATGGAATAGCTCTAGTCTCCTTGGAATCATCTTGTGTGATGCATTTTAGCCGAGTTGAAGAAGAATTTGCAAGTAATGGAAAACAAGCCGAGGCCAAGATCCCTGTACACTTGACACCAGGGTCTTTACTCTTAATATCAGGTGAAGCCCGATACCAATGGAAGCATGAGATCAACCGCAAACCCGGTTTCCAAAAGTGGGATGGCCTAGAAATTGATCAGAAAAGAAGAACCTCCATTACATTAAGAAAGCTTTGTAAAAGTGAGTAG